The following coding sequences lie in one Spinacia oleracea cultivar Varoflay chromosome 1, BTI_SOV_V1, whole genome shotgun sequence genomic window:
- the LOC110785758 gene encoding uncharacterized protein yields MAAELQPPGLGLGTPITNFLPGAALAPPPALAQNIPPSSVTENPVGSTLAPKRQRRPSVRLGDIGDQPATLRTSKPWRLNPHPHSHREHNSNKSSKIRPLTNLVTPTNGNFDYSSAETTATTTNNGVHSHRKFPKEFKSKRATSTTTSSKRVRTNFRIDLGEEDDPVDDVEERENGGNNHDFNEFDYDIDDDNNNINNGEEGFRDFDPEIDGPDQEQSPINSTDDVGAHLDMWHAHNRRSIRATRVSNSQQDLGMETNSRNRGIGLEEGVRKWLVELGLGRYAPVFEIHEVDEEVLPYLTLEDLKDMGINAVGSRRKLYAAILKLRKGLS; encoded by the coding sequence ATGGCAGCTGAATTACAGCCGCCTGGATTGGGTTTGGGAACCCCAATCACAAACTTTCTCCCCGGAGCAGCACTAGCACCACCGCCAGCACTAGCCCAGAATATTCCACCTTCTTCGGTTACCGAAAACCCAGTTGGTTCAACTCTGGCTCCGAAACGGCAGCGGCGGCCCAGTGTCCGATTAGGCGACATCGGAGACCAACCCGCAACTCTTCGGACCTCCAAACCCTGGAGGCTGAACCCACACCCGCACTCTCACCGAGAACACAACTCTAATAAATCCTCCAAGATACGCCCTTTAACTAATCTCGTCACTCCCACCAACGGCAACTTTGATTACTCCTCTGCTGAaaccaccgccaccaccaccaataACGGAGTTCATTCTCACCGGAAGTTTCCCAAGGAGTTCAAGTCTAAGAGAGCTACCAGTACCACCACCAGCTCCAAGAGGGTTCGAACCAATTTCAGGATTGACCTAGGGGAAGAAGATGACCCGGTCGATGacgtagaggagagagaaaacggcgGGAATAATCATGATTTCAACGAATTTGATTATGATATTGATGatgacaacaacaacatcaacaatgGTGAGGAAGGTTTTAGAGATTTCGACCCAGAAATTGATGGGCCTGATCAGGAACAAAGCCCAATTAACTCAACAGATGATGTTGGAGCACATCTAGATATGTGGCATGCTCATAATAGAAGGTCAATTAGGGCTACTAGGGTTTCCAATTCCCAGCAAGATTTGGGAATGGAAACAAATTCTCGGAACAGAGGAATTGGATTGGAAGAAGGGGTCAGGAAATGGCTGGTTGAATTAGGGTTAGGACGATACGCCCCAGTATTTGAAATCCATGAAGTGGATGAGGAGGTATTGCCATATTTAACACTTGAAGATCTAAAAGATATGGGGATAAATGCAGTTGGTTCTAGAAGGAAATTGTATGCCGCCATTCTAAAGCTCCGAAAAGGATTATCGTGA
- the LOC110785687 gene encoding uncharacterized protein: MVLMCYGYDSKQRDAEMHLPRIDSRQGVRVYMEDKDTKETWCFKFRYRITNNSKVHSLEGTRHFLQVHGLKEGDYIVIYKDDDRNRYVIVASKERNEVLNGECSVPNNGDLGMGLMTSSYSPSACNYVYLNQLSDFCVVDEMEEVATPRTPYPYGNATWTATIVSFDLPPLQTFNLFDFPIDNMSWT, translated from the exons ATGGTGTTAATGTGTTATGGCTATGATTCCAAACAGAGAGATGCTGAAATGCATTTGCCTCGTATAGACTCGAGACAAGGTGTTCGGGTATATATGGAAGATAAGGATACCAAAGAAACTTGGTGCTTTAAATTCAG ATACCGTATTACAAACAACTCTAAAGTTCATTCCCTTGAAGGAACTA GACACTTTCTTCAAGTCCATGGTTTGAAAGAAGGGGACTACATTGTCATATACAAAGATGATGACAGAAATCGATAT GTGATCGTAGCATCAAAGGAAAGAAATGAAGTTTTGAATGGAGAGTGTTCAGTTCCTAATAATGGGGACTTGGGCATGGGTTTGATGACAAGCAGCTATAGCCCTTCAGCTTGTAACTATGTGTACCTGAACCAGCTTTCAGACTTTTGTGTAGTAGATGAAATGGAGGAGGTAGCTACACCACGCACACCTTATCCCTATGGCAATGCAACTTGGACTGCTACCATTGTTTCATTTGACCTTCCCCCATTGCAGACCTTCAACTTGTTTGATTTTCCCATAGATAACATGTCCTGGACATGA
- the LOC110785688 gene encoding transcription factor bHLH75-like isoform X2: MSASPFLCVVDDDGHHPHLQTTLHPADNHYASSSSINNLNSNFHSDFSCITNNFTTFEEFSQCYNDIHQQYHEATNVANMLTAVSENTNTTFSPKGIRQNAKGRQRNRRNEKKEDNNYVVERTSLNMSKKAEERRIYDDEDAAGCRDGCVYVRAKRGQAIDSHSLAERAGGKIPVLDNIIDYIHSLQDQVESLATEVALVDPTFDVNYLAVESAVTQTEISYGSGGGSECSRITSQYQSIPLNGTSTRPLPSPWLALLEDREYTI; this comes from the exons atgtcTGCTTCTCCATTTTTATGTGTGGTGGATGATGATGGACACCATCCTCATCTCCAGACTACTCTTCATCCTGCAGACAACCACTATGCCTCCTCGTCGTCTATTAATAACTTGAATTCTAATTTCCATTCCGATTTCTCATGTATTACTAATAATTTCACTACTTTTGAGGAATTTTCTCAGTGTTATAATGATATTCATCAGCAATATCATGAAGCCACCAATGTTGCTAATATGCTCACTGCTGTATCTGAAAACACCAACACTACTTTCAGTCCTAAG GGTATAAGACAGAATGCGAAAGGGAGACAAAGAAATCGGAGGAATGAGAAGAAGGAAGACAATAATTATGTCGTAGAAAGGACGAGTTTAAATATGAGTAAGAAAGCGGAGGAAAGAAGAATTTATGATGATGAGGATGCAGCTGGTTGCAGAGATGGGTGTGTGTATGTGAGGGCCAAGAGGGGTCAAGCCATAGACAGTCACAGTCTTGCTGAAAGG GCAGGAGGCAAGATCCCTGTACTAGACAACATAATAGACTATATACACTCCTTACAAGATCAGGTCGAG TCCCTAGCGACAGAGGTTGCTTTAGTTGATCCCACATTTGATGTAAATTATCTTGCAGTAGAATCAGCTGTGACACAGACAGAG ATATCATATGGTAGTGGTGGTGGTTCAGAATGTTCAAGGATAACGAGTCAATATCAATCCATCCCTTTGAATGGAACTAGTACTCGGCCACTTCCCTCACCTTGGCTTGCTCTGCTGGAAGACCGGGAATATACAATTTAG
- the LOC110785688 gene encoding transcription factor bHLH75-like isoform X1, protein MSASPFLCVVDDDGHHPHLQTTLHPADNHYASSSSINNLNSNFHSDFSCITNNFTTFEEFSQCYNDIHQQYHEATNVANMLTAVSENTNTTFSPKGIRQNAKGRQRNRRNEKKEDNNYVVERTSLNMSKKAEERRIYDDEDAAGCRDGCVYVRAKRGQAIDSHSLAERVRRQKISDKMKLLQSLVPGCDKAGGKIPVLDNIIDYIHSLQDQVESLATEVALVDPTFDVNYLAVESAVTQTEISYGSGGGSECSRITSQYQSIPLNGTSTRPLPSPWLALLEDREYTI, encoded by the exons atgtcTGCTTCTCCATTTTTATGTGTGGTGGATGATGATGGACACCATCCTCATCTCCAGACTACTCTTCATCCTGCAGACAACCACTATGCCTCCTCGTCGTCTATTAATAACTTGAATTCTAATTTCCATTCCGATTTCTCATGTATTACTAATAATTTCACTACTTTTGAGGAATTTTCTCAGTGTTATAATGATATTCATCAGCAATATCATGAAGCCACCAATGTTGCTAATATGCTCACTGCTGTATCTGAAAACACCAACACTACTTTCAGTCCTAAG GGTATAAGACAGAATGCGAAAGGGAGACAAAGAAATCGGAGGAATGAGAAGAAGGAAGACAATAATTATGTCGTAGAAAGGACGAGTTTAAATATGAGTAAGAAAGCGGAGGAAAGAAGAATTTATGATGATGAGGATGCAGCTGGTTGCAGAGATGGGTGTGTGTATGTGAGGGCCAAGAGGGGTCAAGCCATAGACAGTCACAGTCTTGCTGAAAGG gTAAGAAGACAAAAAATAAGTGACAAGATGAAGCTCTTGCAATCTCTTGTTCCTGGTTGTGACAAG GCAGGAGGCAAGATCCCTGTACTAGACAACATAATAGACTATATACACTCCTTACAAGATCAGGTCGAG TCCCTAGCGACAGAGGTTGCTTTAGTTGATCCCACATTTGATGTAAATTATCTTGCAGTAGAATCAGCTGTGACACAGACAGAG ATATCATATGGTAGTGGTGGTGGTTCAGAATGTTCAAGGATAACGAGTCAATATCAATCCATCCCTTTGAATGGAACTAGTACTCGGCCACTTCCCTCACCTTGGCTTGCTCTGCTGGAAGACCGGGAATATACAATTTAG
- the LOC130462547 gene encoding uncharacterized protein, whose translation MYQGNYQLNSTNATQIHINLPIPEIEGFKQGPEPRTPIKQLEAKPHETLEQAMFKNRKKIQDILQMDPQTKDMFTISATIMSIHLDKKWHYNSCDACKKKIDETFYCTNCEVVVKYPKTRYLLTVDIDDGTACIPMALFDKEAEIVVGSPIHKLLELQKNDNGKDNVLDRLQHCVGKQFAFKVKQSTRSETTELICQKTFHIDYQLEKSYKELQGAEVEQNVAKKQLMDKASDTIQVETSLLDNATGSKPEVESDLLEKRLLLDKASDTTTGVETPLLDNATGTNTEVARHLLDNASKKDTRVERTARKRNRNEMETDKETTTTVNREN comes from the exons ATGTATCAAG GAAACTATCAGTTGAACTCTACAAATGCAACGCAGATACACATCAACCTGCCAATTCCAGAAATAGAAGGTTTCAAGCAAGG GCCTGAACCGAGAACACCTATTAAACAACTGGAGGCTAAACCACACGAGACACTAGAACAAGCCATGTTCAAGAACAGAAAAAAGATACAAGATATTCTGCAAATGGATCCACAAACAAAG GACATGTTCACCATCAGTGCCACAATCATGAGCATCCACCTTGACAAAAAGTGGCATTACAACTCTTGTGACGCATGTAAGAAAAAGATAGATGAAACATTCTACTGTACCAATTGCGAGGTGGTGGTCAAATACCCAAAAACAAG GTATCTTTTGACGGTTGATATAGATGATGGAACTGCATGTATCCCAATGGCATTGTTCGATAAGGAGGCTGAAATAGTCGTCGGAAGTCCGATACACAAACTTCTTGAACTACAGAAAAAT GACAATGGCAAAGATAACGTGTTAGATCGCCTACAACATTGTGTTGGGAAACAATTTGCATTTAAGGTGAAGCAGAGTACAAGAAGTGAAACAACAGAGCTCATCTGCCAAAAGACGTTCCACATAGATTACCAATTAGAAAAGTCTTACAAAGAACTACAAGGTGCAGAAGTG GAACAAAATGTAGCAAAAAAGCAACTCATGGATAAAGCCTCAGACACTATTCAAGTAGAAACATCACTCTTGGATAATGCCACAGGATCGAAGCCTGAAGTGGAAAGTGACCTGCTAGAAAAAAGGCTACTCCTGGATAAAGCCTCAGACACAACTACTGGAGTAGAAACACCACTCTTGGATAACGCCACAGGAACGAACACTGAAGTGGCAAGGCACCTGCTGGATAACGCCTCAAAAAAGGACACTAGAGTGGAAAGGACTGCAAGGAAGAGAAACAGAAATGAAAT GGAGACAGACAAAGAAACAACTACAACCGTCAACCGTGAAAACTAA
- the LOC130465686 gene encoding uncharacterized protein: MQGGLIQATMRKDLMKTYKDQIVEGNIHTINNFEVARNNKLHCPVKNDMLIRFTPFTTVFQEQENAATIPMNNFQIHPLDRLQERNNKSDYAIDVVGLLIGVEEKTWVNVGLQRTPIRRIQIEDQCNTKVVVTLWGAKADLIDTHITQD, encoded by the exons ATGCAGGGAGGGCTCATTCAAGCCACTATGAGGAAGGATTTGATGAAAACTTACAAGGATCAAATTGTGGAAGGAAATATACACACAATTAACAACTTTGAAGTGGCTAGAAACAACAAGCTTCATTGCCCGGTAAAAAATGACATGCTTATCAGATTCACCCCTTTTACAACTGTTTTTCAAGAACAAGAAAATGCAGCAACAATCCCGATGAACAACTTCCAGATACATCCATTAGATCGTTTGCAAGAGAGGAACAACAAAAGTGACTACGCCATAG ATGTAGTTGGCTTGCTAATTGGAGTTGAGGAGAAAACCTGGGTCAATGTTGGATTACAAAGAACCCCAATACGAAGGATTCAAATTGAAGATCAATG CAACACCAAGGTTGTGGTTACTTTGTGGGGAGCAAAAGCTGACTTGATAGACACTCACATAACACAGGATTAA
- the LOC130462546 gene encoding uncharacterized protein, giving the protein MMHGPCGSMNERSPCMEDGKCSKHYPRSFQETTTVNDEGYALYTRRNNGHTATKNGQVLDNRFVIPYNIDLVVKFQAHINVEWCNKDRSLKYLFKYMNKGPDMALARIEQAREGNNGNEAQNHQEQVIDEIQNYLKCRYVSASEACWRIFSFIIQYKNPPVQRLTFHLEGHQEVIFEDHEHLDDVLERVGAKKTTLTEWMTANRMYPEARELTYADFPTEWVWLSDEKRWKPRENGSSIGRIYFAHPASGEKYYLRLLLNIVKGATCFADIRTVNGIIHPTYKAACHALGPLDGDNEWHEGLVEAATWSNGPQLRELFVTMLLFCEVSDPKELWEKHWTDLSDDIVYRQRQRLGIADLSLAEDQIQNYTLYEIEQLLNRDNRSLKDYHGIPLPDAALLQEAGNRMLLEEHDYDTESLASDARDLEQDLNDDQRHVYDNILQAVYESRGQLFFVYGSGGTGKTYLWRALISKLRSEEQIVLAVASSGIAALLLPSGRTAHSRFKIPLVLSENSCCNIDQGSDLAELIRRTKLIIWDEAPMVHRHGFEALDRTFRDVMQLHDQSSKDKVFGGKVVVLGGDFRQILPVVPKGGRVEIVDASVSKSKTIWPECIVHTLRTNMRIKRSNLDQVDIERSEFSKWVLDMGNGHIPATTKEGEDEPTWIEIPEDLLIHGDDPIAALVEEVYPEILHRHMDPKYLQQRAILAPKNETVDKINGYILQMIPGEEITYKSADRICPATTGGRNVQSLYPTEFLNSLQFPGVPNHEIQLKVGCPVILLRNINQREGLCNGTRLIVTRLNHRIIEAQVVTGINAGDMVSIPRVEMSQSDSKWPFILKRRQFPIKVCFAMTINKSQGQTFDHVGIYLPEPVFSHGQLYVAVSRVTTRSGLKICIPRTSTDDQQTGKTKNVVYKEIFNDL; this is encoded by the coding sequence atgatgcatggGCCTTGTGGGTCAATGAACGAACGCTCACCTTGCATGGAAGATGGAAAATGCTCAAAACACTACCCAAGAAGTTTCCAGGAAACAACAACTGTGAATGATGAGGGGTATGCACTGTATACAAGACGTAATAATGGGCATACAGCAACAAAGAATGGTCAAGTTCTGGATAACAGGTTTGTAATCCCATACAATATTGATCTGGTGGTGAAATTTCAGGCCCACATAAATGTGGAATGGTGCAACAAAGATAGGTCACTGAAATACTTATTCAAGTATATGAACAAAGGCCCTGACATGGCACTTGCAAGAATTGAACAGgctcgggaaggaaataatgGCAACGAAGCACAAAACCACCAGGAGCAAGTTATAGATGAGATTCAAAATTATCTAAAATGTAGATATGTGTCAGCCTCtgaagcatgttggagaatatTCTCATTCATCATCCAATACAAAAACCCCCCTGTACAGAGGCTAACGTTTCATTTGGAGGGTCATCAAGAAGTCAtttttgaagaccatgagcactTGGACGATGTCCTGGAAAGAGTTGGGGCAAAGAAAACAACATTGACAGAGTGGATGACAGCTAACAGGATGTATCCAGAAGCGCGCGAACTCACATATGCAGACTTCCCAACAGAATGGGTATGGTTAAGCGACGAGAAAAGATGGAAGCCTAGAGAAAACGGGAGCAGCATTGGAAGGATATACTTTGCACACCCTGCCTCCGGGGAGAAGTACTACTTAAGATTGCTTCTGAATATTGTCAAAGGTGCCACATGCTTCGCAGACATCCGGACGGTGAATGGAATCATACATCCTACATACAAGGCAGCATGTCATGCCCTTGGGCCTCTTGATGGGGACAATGAATGGCACGAGGGATTAGTTGAAGCAGCCACATGGTCTAACGGCCCACAATTGCGGGAACTCTTTGTTACAATGCTCTTATTCTGTGAAGTGTCAGACCCAAAAGAGTTGTGGGAAAAGCATTGGACAGACTTATCGGATGACATTGTTTACCGACAacgtcaaagactgggaattgCAGACCTAAGTCTAGCAGAAGATCAGATTCAGAACTACACCCTCTATGAGATTGAACAACTACTAAACAGAGACAATAGAAGCCTCAAAGACTACCACGGCATCCCATTACCAGATGCAGCCCTACTTCAAGAAGCAGGAAATAGGATGCTACTGGAAGAGCATGACTACGACACAGAATCATTGGCTAGCGATGCTCGCGATTTAGAACAGGACCTTAATGATGACCAAAGACATGTTTATGACAACATCCTTCAAGCAGTGTACGAGAGTAGAGGTCAACTATTCTTTGTCTATGGTAGTGGTGGCACAGGGAAGACATATCTTTGGAGAGCATTAATATCCAAGCTTCGCTCCGAAGAACAAATAGTACTTGCAGTGGCATCATCAGGAATAGCAGCTTTACTACTCCCTTCTGGCCGTACTGcccattccaggttcaaaatcCCACTGGTGTTAAGTGAAAATTCGTGCTGCAACATTGACCAAGGCTCTGACCTCGCAGAACTAATCCGACGAACAAAGCTCATAATATGGGATGAAGCTCCCATGGTACATAGGCATGGCTTTGAAGCACTTGACCGAACTTTTCGAGATGTAATGCAGCTTCATGACCAATCGTCAAAGGACAAAGTTTTTGGAGGCAAGGTAGTAGTCTTAGGAGGGGATTTTCGGCAAATACTACCTGTTGTTCCAAAAGGAGGACGAGTAGAAATTGTAGATGCATCTGTGAGCAAATCCAAGACCATATGGCCAGAGTGCATTGTCCACACACTAAGGACAAATATGCGAATAAAGCGGTCAAACCTAGACCAAGTCGATATAGAGCGATCAGAATTCAGCAAATGGGTTCTAGATATGGGAAACGGGCATATTCCAGCAACAACAAAAGAAGGCGAGGATGAACCGACATGGATAGAAATACCCGAGGACTTACTTATACATGGAGATGATCCTATTGCTGCATTGGTGGAAGAGGTGTACCCAGAAATTTTACACAGGCACATGGACCCAAAGTACCTCCAACAACGGGCCATACTTGCTCCAAAAAATGAAACAGTTGACAAGATCAATGGATACATACTCCAAATGATCCCAGGAGAGGAAATAACCTACAAGAGCGCAGACAGAATCTGCCCAGCAACAACAGGTGGGAGAAATGTGCAATCACTGTACCCTACTGAATTCCTCAACAGCCTACAATTTCCAGGTGTGCCCAATCATGAAATACAACTCAAAGTAGGGTGTCCTGTAATATTGTTGAGGAACATCAACCAAAGAGAGGGACTATGTAATGGGACACGCCTTATTGTCACCAGATTGAACCATAGAATCATTGAAGCACAAGTTGTCACTGGAATAAATGCGGGGGACATGGTCAGCATTCCACGAGTAGAAATGTCACAATCAGATTCAAAATGGCCATTCATCTTAAAGCGCCGGCAGTTCCCAATCAAAGTTTGCTTCGCAATGACAATCAATAAGAGTCAAGGACAAACATTCGACCATGTGGGAATATACTTGCCAGAACCAGTATTCAGCCATGGCCAACTATATGTTGCTGTATCCAGAGTCACTACACGGAGTGGACTCAAAATCTGCATCCCAAGAACAAGCACCGATGATCAGCAAACTGGAAAAACAAAAAATGTGGTCTACAAAGAAATATTCAATGATCTATAA
- the LOC110785759 gene encoding uncharacterized protein produces the protein MAMAAAIGIGINIGFTSCKRPFAAIRPPLIYCFAKLPRISSLSAVESPKADAYPALPAASVNGGINCKAQEWKTWSSKELGITNSMIDKPTQFVLKTLKKKGYEVYLVGGCVRDLILKRIPKDFDVITSAELREVVRSFSHCEIVGKRFPICHVHVSDSIIEVSSFSTVARKSRKNFNSLSKRPRGCDEHDYIRWRNCVQRDFTINGLMFDPYLKLVYDYIGGVEDIKRSRVHTVIPAFSSFTEDCARILRAFRIAARLEFKFTKELALSLKELSLSVLRLDKGRIHMEMNYMLAYGSAEASIRLLWKYGLLEILLPLQAAYFVSQGFRRRDKRSNLLLSLFSNLDKLLAPDRPCHSSLWVCLLAFHKAVADQPQDPLVVAAFCLAVHNGGSLYEAVNIAKSINRPHESSFHELLEHQTQNVDVNVNLVNDVKDLAAAVKTALCQMTDETIVSQAMAKYPKAPFSDMVFISLALQLRTDRIISCVTKGREKGFVPKHGTRINYESLAIGNLHEVRFMLSRIIFDTIYPPHLNKHVNGNSFLHE, from the exons ATGGCAATGGCAGCTGCAATTGGTATTGGAATTAATATTGGTTTCACTTCCTGTAAACGCCCCTTTGCTGCAATTCGTCCCCCTCTTATCTATTGTTTTGCCAAG CTTCCTCGCATTAGCTCACTTTCTGCTGTTGAATCACCCAAAGCCGATGCATATCCAGCCCTTCCTGCAG CTTCTGTTAATGGAGGTATTAATTGCAAAGCACAAGAATGGAAGACGTGGAGCTCTAAAGAATTGGGCATCACTAATTCCATGATTGACAAACCTACTCAATTTGTTCTCAAAACCCTCAAAAAGAAAG GATATGAGGTATACCTTGTTGGAGGATGCGTGCGCGATCTCATCTTGAAGAGAATTCCCAAGGATTTTGACGTTATCACTTCTGCTGAGCTCAGAGAG GTTGTTCGTAGCTTTTCTCACTGTGAAATTGTTGGAAAGCGATTTCCTATTTGTCATGTCCATGTATCAGATTCTATTATAGAG GTGTCAAGTTTTAGTACTGTTGCAAGGAAGTCAAGGAAGAATTTCAATAGTCTTTCAAAAAGGCCTCGAGGCTGTGATGAGCACGATTACATTCGCTGGAGAAATTGTGTTCAACGAGACTTCACAATTAACGG GCTGATGTTTGATCCTTACTTAAAGTTAGTATATGACTATATTGGTGGTGTTGAAGATATTAAAAGATCTAGG GTGCATACAGTAATCCCTGCATTTTCATCTTTTACAGAAGATTGTG CTCGCATTTTACGTGCTTTTAGAATTGCTGCACGCTTAGAGTTTAAATTTACAAAAGAACTTGCACTATCTTTGAAAGAATTATCTCTCTCGGTGCTAAGACTTGACAAG GGAAGGATCCATATGGAGATGAATTATATGCTGGCTTATGGATCTGCTGAAGCTTCTATAAGGTTACTGTGGAAGTATGGCCTTTTAGAGATACTATTACCCTTACAA GCAGCATATTTTGTTTCCCAGGGTTTTCGAAGGAGAGACAAAAGGTCTAACTTGCTTCTG TCTTTGTTTTCAAATCTGGACAAACTCCTAGCACCAGATCGACCATGCCATAGCAGCTTGTG GGTATGCTTATTAGCATTTCACAAAGCAGTGGCTGACCAACCACAGGATCCTTTGGTTGTTGCTGCATTCTGTCTAGCTGTCCACAATGGTGGTTCTTTATATGAAGCTGTAAACATTGCAAAGAGCATCAATCGACCACATGAGTCAAGTTTCCATGAATTACTTGAACATCAGACACAAAATGTGGATGTGAATGTGAATTTGGTAAATGATGTCAAAGATCTTGCTGCTGCTGTTAAAACAGCATTGTGTCAGATGACTGATGAGACTATCGTTTCCCAAGCAATGGCAAAGTATCCAAAGGCACCTTTTTCAGACATG GTTTTCATTTCATTGGCATTACAATTGAGGACAGACAGGATAATAAGCTGTGTTACAAAGGGAAGGGAAAAGGGATTTGTGCCAAAGCATGGGACTAGGATTAACTACGAGTCTTTGGCTATTGGTAACTTGCATGAAGTGCGATTTATGTTGTCAAGAATTATTTTCGATACAATTTATCCACCACACTTGAACAAACATGTCAATGGAAATTCATTTTTACATGAATAA